A region from the Caldicellulosiruptor naganoensis genome encodes:
- a CDS encoding Athe_2463 domain-containing protein: protein MAKNRILSGSRRLKKSLALFLSLVFILELILQVVPVQKVFAINYSAIGNNYYEGGFDSYTGYDKVAKKEVTVYRYDIERDMGFAPLIRIERNYYDLNVELAVDYRKAVYGLPTDVIGPKNDPQEWKPSSIGYWFIDSSGRIVPVKDISNPPAGTKRVVFKYMGYDPDGKPVRDPYWPDESIEDLSWNDLTANTILLISDPRVKSSYPQLLNQNTLADLKDSRTLDAIFTEIINGTIMH from the coding sequence GTGGCTAAAAATAGAATATTATCAGGGAGCAGGAGACTGAAAAAGTCTCTTGCTCTCTTTTTATCTCTTGTTTTTATACTGGAGCTTATATTGCAGGTAGTACCTGTTCAGAAAGTTTTTGCAATAAACTATAGTGCTATTGGCAACAATTACTATGAAGGTGGATTTGATAGTTATACAGGATACGACAAAGTCGCCAAAAAAGAGGTTACTGTATATCGTTATGATATTGAGAGAGATATGGGATTTGCCCCTCTCATTCGGATTGAAAGAAATTACTATGATCTCAACGTAGAGTTAGCGGTAGACTACAGGAAGGCAGTTTATGGACTGCCAACAGACGTTATTGGGCCAAAAAATGACCCACAGGAATGGAAGCCATCATCGATTGGCTACTGGTTTATAGATTCATCGGGGAGAATAGTACCTGTAAAAGACATTAGCAATCCACCAGCAGGAACTAAACGTGTTGTTTTCAAATACATGGGCTACGACCCGGACGGTAAACCCGTAAGAGACCCATACTGGCCAGACGAAAGTATTGAAGACCTCAGCTGGAATGACCTGACTGCAAATACTATCCTGCTTATAAGTGATCCAAGAGTTAAATCAAGTTATCCACAGTTGCTCAATCAAAATACTCTTGCAGACTTGAAAGATTCAAGGACTCTGGACGCTATATTCACTGAAATTATCAACGGTACCATAATGCATTAA